A stretch of Brassica napus cultivar Da-Ae chromosome C6, Da-Ae, whole genome shotgun sequence DNA encodes these proteins:
- the LOC106405405 gene encoding beta-galactosidase 17-like isoform X1, with protein sequence MLDQAYFCRRGTMAKISRPSTGRHHLAFVLLLFLVAVGICVPVFALLPSLSSHQSLPPALPRDEKMMSRKFYIKDDMFWKGENPFQIIGGDLHYFRVLPEYWEDRLMRAKALGLNTIQTYVPWNLHEPKPGKMVFQGIADLVSFIKLCQKLDLLVMLRAGPYICGEWDLGGFPAWLLAVKPPLKLRAADPAYLKLVERWWNVLLPKIFPLLYSNGGPVIMVQIENEYGSYGNDKAYLRNLVTMATGHLGNDIILYTTDGGTRETLEKGNAPLYDVYSAVDFSTGDDPWPIFELQKKFNAPGRSPPLSSEFYTGWLTHWGEKIAKTDAEFTAASLEKILSRNGSAVLYMVHGGTNFGFYSGANTGSEEFDYKPDLTSYDYDAPIKESGEIDNPKFKALQRVIKKYSAAPHTTTPSNTKRKAYGPIKMQRKISLFDLMSMTDPVDVITSTNPISMESAGQMFGFLVYESSYISKKSGNILRIPKVHDRAQVFVSCLSQDVDGGVLRYIGTTERWNNQPVSIPTTECASNTSLFILVENMGRVNYGPYIFDEKGILSPVYLDGEILHGWKMIPIPFHNLNQMPHFSFKMQHAKKSSENLEVTNDVGQKEPALFAGEFSINSVEEIKDTYLSFNGWGKGVAFVNKFNIGRYWPSVGPQCNLYVPAPLLKPGRNSVVIFELESPHVDLLLRSVDQEDFTCGSNYSKVNQL encoded by the exons ATGTTAGATCAAGCTTACTTTTGTAGAAGAGGGACGATGGCGAAGATAAGCAGGCCATCAACAGGAAGACATCATTTGGCTTTCGTGTTGCTTCTCTTTCTTGTGGCTGTCGGAATCTGTGTTCCTGTCTTCGCTCTTCTTCCTTCACTCTCCTCTCATCAGTCTCTGCCTCCTGCGCTACCTCGAGACGAGAAG ATGATGTCTcggaaattttatataaaagatgACATGTTTTGGAAAGGTGAGAATCCTTTCCAGATCATTGGTGGTGATTTGCACTACTTCCGAGTTCTTCCTGAG TACTGGGAAGATAGGCTTATGAGAGCCAAGGCTTTAGGTCTGAATACTATACAAACGTATGTTCCTTGGAATCTGCACGAACCAAAGCCTGGGAAGATGGTCTTTCAGGGCATTGCTGATCTTGTGTCCTTTATCAAGCTTTGTCAGAAACTAGATTTGCTGGTTATGCTCCGTGCTGGACCTTATATCTGTGGAG AATGGGATTTGGGCGGTTTTCCTGCTTGGTTACTTGCTGTGAAACCACCTCTCAAACTGAGGGCAGCAGATCCTGCATACCTTAAGTTG GTTGAAAGATGGTGGAATGTTCTATTGCCAAAGATATTTCCTCTGCTTTACAGCAACGGGGGTCCTGTTATAATGGTTCAG ATTGAAAATGAATATGGGTCATATGGAAATGACAAAGCTTATCTTCGTAATCTAGTGACTATGGCTACGGGACACCTGGGGAATGACATTATTCT CTATACAACCGATGGTGGTACAAGAGAAACACTTGAGAAAGGAAATGCCCCCTTATATGATGTCTACTCAG CTGTGGATTTCTCAACGGGTGATGACCCTTGGCCAATATTTGAATTGCAAAAGAAGTTTAATGCTCCAGGAAGATCACCTCCACTTTCTTC GGAGTTCTATACTGGTTGGCTTACGCATTGGGGCGAGAAGATTGCAAAAACAGATGCCGAATTTACAGCAGCTTCACTTGAAAAGATATTATCCAGAAATGGTTCAGCTGTGCTATAT ATGGTGCATGGAGGAACAAACTTTGGTTTCTACAGTGGAGCAAATACTGGCTCTGAAGAATTTGACTACAAACCAGATCTGACTTCCTATGATTAT GATGCTCCCATTAAGGAGTCTGGTGAGATAGATAATCCAAAATTCAAAG CTCTCCAGAGAGTGATTAAGAAGTACAGTGCTGCACCTCACACCACTACCCCCTCCAATACCAAACGGAAAGCGTATGGCCCAATCAAGATGCAGAGGAAAATATCTCTGTTTGATTTGATGAGTATGACAGATCCTGTAGATGTGATCACTTCCACCAACCCAATTTCAATGGAATCTGCTGGACAG ATGTTCGGATTTCTTGTATATGAATCTTCATACATTTCCAAAAAGAGTGGGAATATCCTAAGAATACCCAAG GTTCATGACAGAGCTCAAGTGTTTGTTTCATGCCTTTCCCAAGATGTTGATGGGGGAGTACTGAGATACATTGGTACAACTGAGAGATGGAACAACCAACCTGTTTCTATTCCAACTACTGAGTGTGCCTCTAACACTAGCTTATTTATTCTG GTTGAAAACATGGGTCGTGTAAATTACGGGCCATATATCTTTGATGAGAAG GGTATTCTGTCTCCGGTTTATCTAGATGGTGAAATTCTCCATGGATGGAAGATGATACCAATTCCTTTCCataacttgaatcaaatgccaCATTTCAGTTTCAAGATGCAACATGCCAAAAAGAGTAGTGAGAACCTTGAGGTTACTAATG ACGTGGGTCAAAAGGAACCAGCTCTGTTTGCTGGTGAGTTCTCTATCAACAGTGTAGAAGAAATCAAAGACACTTATCTATCATTCAACGGTTGGGGCAAAGGAGTTGCGTTTGTCAATAAATTCAACATCGGAAGATATTGGCCA TCTGTTGGACCACAATGCAACCTCTACGTTCCTGCGCCACTCCTGAAGCCTGGCAGAAACTCTGTG gTGATCTTTGAGTTGGAATCTCCACATGTCGACCTTTTGCTTCGGTCAGTGGATCAGGAAGACTTCACATGCGGTTCAAATTATTCCAAAGTCAATCAGTTGTAG
- the LOC106405405 gene encoding beta-galactosidase 17-like isoform X2, with translation MAKISRPSTGRHHLAFVLLLFLVAVGICVPVFALLPSLSSHQSLPPALPRDEKMMSRKFYIKDDMFWKGENPFQIIGGDLHYFRVLPEYWEDRLMRAKALGLNTIQTYVPWNLHEPKPGKMVFQGIADLVSFIKLCQKLDLLVMLRAGPYICGEWDLGGFPAWLLAVKPPLKLRAADPAYLKLVERWWNVLLPKIFPLLYSNGGPVIMVQIENEYGSYGNDKAYLRNLVTMATGHLGNDIILYTTDGGTRETLEKGNAPLYDVYSAVDFSTGDDPWPIFELQKKFNAPGRSPPLSSEFYTGWLTHWGEKIAKTDAEFTAASLEKILSRNGSAVLYMVHGGTNFGFYSGANTGSEEFDYKPDLTSYDYDAPIKESGEIDNPKFKALQRVIKKYSAAPHTTTPSNTKRKAYGPIKMQRKISLFDLMSMTDPVDVITSTNPISMESAGQMFGFLVYESSYISKKSGNILRIPKVHDRAQVFVSCLSQDVDGGVLRYIGTTERWNNQPVSIPTTECASNTSLFILVENMGRVNYGPYIFDEKGILSPVYLDGEILHGWKMIPIPFHNLNQMPHFSFKMQHAKKSSENLEVTNDVGQKEPALFAGEFSINSVEEIKDTYLSFNGWGKGVAFVNKFNIGRYWPSVGPQCNLYVPAPLLKPGRNSVVIFELESPHVDLLLRSVDQEDFTCGSNYSKVNQL, from the exons ATGGCGAAGATAAGCAGGCCATCAACAGGAAGACATCATTTGGCTTTCGTGTTGCTTCTCTTTCTTGTGGCTGTCGGAATCTGTGTTCCTGTCTTCGCTCTTCTTCCTTCACTCTCCTCTCATCAGTCTCTGCCTCCTGCGCTACCTCGAGACGAGAAG ATGATGTCTcggaaattttatataaaagatgACATGTTTTGGAAAGGTGAGAATCCTTTCCAGATCATTGGTGGTGATTTGCACTACTTCCGAGTTCTTCCTGAG TACTGGGAAGATAGGCTTATGAGAGCCAAGGCTTTAGGTCTGAATACTATACAAACGTATGTTCCTTGGAATCTGCACGAACCAAAGCCTGGGAAGATGGTCTTTCAGGGCATTGCTGATCTTGTGTCCTTTATCAAGCTTTGTCAGAAACTAGATTTGCTGGTTATGCTCCGTGCTGGACCTTATATCTGTGGAG AATGGGATTTGGGCGGTTTTCCTGCTTGGTTACTTGCTGTGAAACCACCTCTCAAACTGAGGGCAGCAGATCCTGCATACCTTAAGTTG GTTGAAAGATGGTGGAATGTTCTATTGCCAAAGATATTTCCTCTGCTTTACAGCAACGGGGGTCCTGTTATAATGGTTCAG ATTGAAAATGAATATGGGTCATATGGAAATGACAAAGCTTATCTTCGTAATCTAGTGACTATGGCTACGGGACACCTGGGGAATGACATTATTCT CTATACAACCGATGGTGGTACAAGAGAAACACTTGAGAAAGGAAATGCCCCCTTATATGATGTCTACTCAG CTGTGGATTTCTCAACGGGTGATGACCCTTGGCCAATATTTGAATTGCAAAAGAAGTTTAATGCTCCAGGAAGATCACCTCCACTTTCTTC GGAGTTCTATACTGGTTGGCTTACGCATTGGGGCGAGAAGATTGCAAAAACAGATGCCGAATTTACAGCAGCTTCACTTGAAAAGATATTATCCAGAAATGGTTCAGCTGTGCTATAT ATGGTGCATGGAGGAACAAACTTTGGTTTCTACAGTGGAGCAAATACTGGCTCTGAAGAATTTGACTACAAACCAGATCTGACTTCCTATGATTAT GATGCTCCCATTAAGGAGTCTGGTGAGATAGATAATCCAAAATTCAAAG CTCTCCAGAGAGTGATTAAGAAGTACAGTGCTGCACCTCACACCACTACCCCCTCCAATACCAAACGGAAAGCGTATGGCCCAATCAAGATGCAGAGGAAAATATCTCTGTTTGATTTGATGAGTATGACAGATCCTGTAGATGTGATCACTTCCACCAACCCAATTTCAATGGAATCTGCTGGACAG ATGTTCGGATTTCTTGTATATGAATCTTCATACATTTCCAAAAAGAGTGGGAATATCCTAAGAATACCCAAG GTTCATGACAGAGCTCAAGTGTTTGTTTCATGCCTTTCCCAAGATGTTGATGGGGGAGTACTGAGATACATTGGTACAACTGAGAGATGGAACAACCAACCTGTTTCTATTCCAACTACTGAGTGTGCCTCTAACACTAGCTTATTTATTCTG GTTGAAAACATGGGTCGTGTAAATTACGGGCCATATATCTTTGATGAGAAG GGTATTCTGTCTCCGGTTTATCTAGATGGTGAAATTCTCCATGGATGGAAGATGATACCAATTCCTTTCCataacttgaatcaaatgccaCATTTCAGTTTCAAGATGCAACATGCCAAAAAGAGTAGTGAGAACCTTGAGGTTACTAATG ACGTGGGTCAAAAGGAACCAGCTCTGTTTGCTGGTGAGTTCTCTATCAACAGTGTAGAAGAAATCAAAGACACTTATCTATCATTCAACGGTTGGGGCAAAGGAGTTGCGTTTGTCAATAAATTCAACATCGGAAGATATTGGCCA TCTGTTGGACCACAATGCAACCTCTACGTTCCTGCGCCACTCCTGAAGCCTGGCAGAAACTCTGTG gTGATCTTTGAGTTGGAATCTCCACATGTCGACCTTTTGCTTCGGTCAGTGGATCAGGAAGACTTCACATGCGGTTCAAATTATTCCAAAGTCAATCAGTTGTAG
- the LOC106405405 gene encoding beta-galactosidase 17-like isoform X3 — protein sequence MTCFGKVRILSRSLVVICTTSEFFLRYYLWMQYWEDRLMRAKALGLNTIQTYVPWNLHEPKPGKMVFQGIADLVSFIKLCQKLDLLVMLRAGPYICGEWDLGGFPAWLLAVKPPLKLRAADPAYLKLVERWWNVLLPKIFPLLYSNGGPVIMVQIENEYGSYGNDKAYLRNLVTMATGHLGNDIILYTTDGGTRETLEKGNAPLYDVYSAVDFSTGDDPWPIFELQKKFNAPGRSPPLSSEFYTGWLTHWGEKIAKTDAEFTAASLEKILSRNGSAVLYMVHGGTNFGFYSGANTGSEEFDYKPDLTSYDYDAPIKESGEIDNPKFKALQRVIKKYSAAPHTTTPSNTKRKAYGPIKMQRKISLFDLMSMTDPVDVITSTNPISMESAGQMFGFLVYESSYISKKSGNILRIPKVHDRAQVFVSCLSQDVDGGVLRYIGTTERWNNQPVSIPTTECASNTSLFILVENMGRVNYGPYIFDEKGILSPVYLDGEILHGWKMIPIPFHNLNQMPHFSFKMQHAKKSSENLEVTNDVGQKEPALFAGEFSINSVEEIKDTYLSFNGWGKGVAFVNKFNIGRYWPSVGPQCNLYVPAPLLKPGRNSVVIFELESPHVDLLLRSVDQEDFTCGSNYSKVNQL from the exons atgACATGTTTTGGAAAGGTGAGAATCCTTTCCAGATCATTGGTGGTGATTTGCACTACTTCCGAGTTCTTCCTGAGGTATT ATTTATGGATGCAGTACTGGGAAGATAGGCTTATGAGAGCCAAGGCTTTAGGTCTGAATACTATACAAACGTATGTTCCTTGGAATCTGCACGAACCAAAGCCTGGGAAGATGGTCTTTCAGGGCATTGCTGATCTTGTGTCCTTTATCAAGCTTTGTCAGAAACTAGATTTGCTGGTTATGCTCCGTGCTGGACCTTATATCTGTGGAG AATGGGATTTGGGCGGTTTTCCTGCTTGGTTACTTGCTGTGAAACCACCTCTCAAACTGAGGGCAGCAGATCCTGCATACCTTAAGTTG GTTGAAAGATGGTGGAATGTTCTATTGCCAAAGATATTTCCTCTGCTTTACAGCAACGGGGGTCCTGTTATAATGGTTCAG ATTGAAAATGAATATGGGTCATATGGAAATGACAAAGCTTATCTTCGTAATCTAGTGACTATGGCTACGGGACACCTGGGGAATGACATTATTCT CTATACAACCGATGGTGGTACAAGAGAAACACTTGAGAAAGGAAATGCCCCCTTATATGATGTCTACTCAG CTGTGGATTTCTCAACGGGTGATGACCCTTGGCCAATATTTGAATTGCAAAAGAAGTTTAATGCTCCAGGAAGATCACCTCCACTTTCTTC GGAGTTCTATACTGGTTGGCTTACGCATTGGGGCGAGAAGATTGCAAAAACAGATGCCGAATTTACAGCAGCTTCACTTGAAAAGATATTATCCAGAAATGGTTCAGCTGTGCTATAT ATGGTGCATGGAGGAACAAACTTTGGTTTCTACAGTGGAGCAAATACTGGCTCTGAAGAATTTGACTACAAACCAGATCTGACTTCCTATGATTAT GATGCTCCCATTAAGGAGTCTGGTGAGATAGATAATCCAAAATTCAAAG CTCTCCAGAGAGTGATTAAGAAGTACAGTGCTGCACCTCACACCACTACCCCCTCCAATACCAAACGGAAAGCGTATGGCCCAATCAAGATGCAGAGGAAAATATCTCTGTTTGATTTGATGAGTATGACAGATCCTGTAGATGTGATCACTTCCACCAACCCAATTTCAATGGAATCTGCTGGACAG ATGTTCGGATTTCTTGTATATGAATCTTCATACATTTCCAAAAAGAGTGGGAATATCCTAAGAATACCCAAG GTTCATGACAGAGCTCAAGTGTTTGTTTCATGCCTTTCCCAAGATGTTGATGGGGGAGTACTGAGATACATTGGTACAACTGAGAGATGGAACAACCAACCTGTTTCTATTCCAACTACTGAGTGTGCCTCTAACACTAGCTTATTTATTCTG GTTGAAAACATGGGTCGTGTAAATTACGGGCCATATATCTTTGATGAGAAG GGTATTCTGTCTCCGGTTTATCTAGATGGTGAAATTCTCCATGGATGGAAGATGATACCAATTCCTTTCCataacttgaatcaaatgccaCATTTCAGTTTCAAGATGCAACATGCCAAAAAGAGTAGTGAGAACCTTGAGGTTACTAATG ACGTGGGTCAAAAGGAACCAGCTCTGTTTGCTGGTGAGTTCTCTATCAACAGTGTAGAAGAAATCAAAGACACTTATCTATCATTCAACGGTTGGGGCAAAGGAGTTGCGTTTGTCAATAAATTCAACATCGGAAGATATTGGCCA TCTGTTGGACCACAATGCAACCTCTACGTTCCTGCGCCACTCCTGAAGCCTGGCAGAAACTCTGTG gTGATCTTTGAGTTGGAATCTCCACATGTCGACCTTTTGCTTCGGTCAGTGGATCAGGAAGACTTCACATGCGGTTCAAATTATTCCAAAGTCAATCAGTTGTAG
- the LOC106353618 gene encoding protein HOTHEAD, with the protein MFWFLQSPMALKLFLFALLISLPTSLSSTASKGKEQKPKFNPYRYKFIDKASTFASSSSSSFSSNGRDSTYDYIVIGGGTAGCPLAATLSRNFSVLVLERGGVPFTNANVSFLRNFHIGLADTSASSASQAFVSTDGVYNARARVLGGGSCINAGFYSRADAAFVKRAGWDPKLVNESYPWVEREIVHQPKLTLWQKALRDSLLEVGVRPFNGFTYDHVSGTKIGGTIFDRFGRRHTAAELLAYANPQKLRVLIYATVQKIVFDTSGTRPRVTGVIFKDENGNQHQALLSNRQGSEVILSSGAIGSPQMLMLSGIGPKKELQRLKIPLVLENEHVGKGMADNPMNTILVPSKQPIEQSLIQTVGITKMGVYVEASTGFGQSPESIHTHYGVMSDKNELFSTIPAKQRRPEATQAYIRRNKYQLHEAFNGSFILEKLAYPISRGHLSLLNTNVDDNPSVTFNYFKHPVDLQRCVEAIRLVSKVVTSKRFLNYTQCDKQNVHEMLSLSVKANINLRPKQVNDTKSMAQFCKDTVVTIWHYHGGCLVGKVVSPDRKVLGVNRLRVIDGSTFDESPGTNPQATVMMMGRYMGVKILRKRLGNKAGV; encoded by the exons atGTTTTGGTTTCTGCAGTCTCCAATGGCTCTCAAGCTCTTTCTCTTTGCTCTTCTTATCTCTCTCCCAACTTCTCTCTCCTCCACTGCTTCTAAAG GTAAAGAGCAGAAGCCGAAGTTCAATCCTTATAGATACAAGTTCATCGATAAAGCCAGCACATTcgcatcatcttcctcatcgtCTTTTTCATCCAACGGTCGAGACTCCACCTACGACTACATAGTCATCGGAGGCGGAACCGCAGGCTGTCCCCTCGCCGCAACGCTGTCGCGGAACTTCAGCGTTCTTGTTCTAGAGAGAGGTGGCGTTCCGTTTACAAACGCAAACGTCTCTTTCCTCAGGAACTTCCACATAGGACTTGCTGATACGTCAGCTTCCTCTGCGTCTCAGGCGTTTGTTTCCACTGACGGCGTTTACAACGCTCGTGCTAGAGTTCTCGGCGGCGGTTCTTGTATCAATGCTGGTTTCTACTCCAGAGCCGATGCTGC GTTCGTGAAGCGAGCAGGGTGGGATCCGAAGCTAGTGAATGAGTCGTATCCATGGGTGGAGCGAGAGATCGTTCATCAACCGAAGCTAACCTTATGGCAGAAAGCTCTGAGAGACAGTCTTTTAGAAGTTGGAGTCAGACCTTTCAATGGCTTCACTTATGATCACGTCTCCGGCACCAAGATCGGCGGCACAATCTTCGATAGGTTCGGCCGTCGTCACACCGCCGCTGAGCTTCTCGCTTACGCTAACCCTCAGAAGCTCAGAGTCTTGATCTACGCCACCGTGCAAAAGATAGTCTTTGACACATCTG GAACAAGACCTAGAGTAACAGGCGTGATATTCAAAGACGAGAATGGTAATCAACACCAGGCTTTGCTCTCGAATAGACAGGGAAGTGAAGTGATCTTGTCCAGTGGAGCCATTGGGTCACCACAGATGCTGATGTTAAGTGGGATTGGACCTAAGAAGGAGCTTCAGAGGCTGAAGATACCTTTGGTTCTAGAAAACGAGCATGTTGGGAAAGGAATGGCTGATAATCCGATGAACACCATCTTGGTGCCTTCAAAGCAGCCTATAGAGCAGTCACTTATCCAGACCGTTGGAATCACAAAGATGGGTGTGTATGTTGAAGCCAGCACTGGCTTTGGACAATCCCCTGAGAGCATTCATACTCACTATGGGGTTATGTCAGATAAG AATGAATTGTTTTCCACCATACCTGCAAAGCAGAGAAGACCAGAAGCAACACAAGCTTACATCAGAAGAAACAAATACCAACTTCATGAAGCATTCAATGGAAGTTTCATCTTGGAGAAATTAGCTTACCCAATCTCTAGAGGGCATTTGAGCTTGCTCAACACAAATGTAGATGACAACCCATCAGTCACCTTCAACTACTTCAAACACCCGGTGGATCTCCAACGCTGCGTTGAAGCCATTCGTCTGGTTTCAAAAGTTGTGACGTCTAAGCGCTtcctaaactacacacaatgcGACAAGCAAAACGTACACGAGATGCTTAGCTTAAGTGTCAAGGCAAACATCAATCTAAGACCAAAGCAAGTGAACGATACCAAATCAATGGCTCAGTTCTGTAAAGATACTGTTGTCACAATATGGCACTATCATGGTGGTTGTCTTGTGGGTAAAGTTGTGAGCCCTGACCGCAAAGTTCTCGGTGTCAACAGGCTCAGAGTTATTGATGGTTCCACATTTGACGAGTCTCCTGGAACCAACCCTCAAGCCACGGTCATGATGATGGGAAG ATACATGGGAGTCAAGATTCTCCGAAAGAGACTTGGAAACAAGGCAGGTGTTTAG
- the LOC106356998 gene encoding protein ROOT HAIR DEFECTIVE 3 homolog 1-like, producing the protein MMDKSEGNCSVQLIDGDGTYNVSGIDHFIKEVKLGECGLSYAVVSIMGPQSSGKSTLLNNLFGTNFMEMDAFKGRSQTTKGIWLARCAGIEPCTLVMDLEGTDGRERGEDDTAFEKQSALFALAISDIVLINMWCHDIGREQAANKPLLKTVFQVMMRLFSPRKTTMLFVIRDKTRTPLENLEPVLREDIQKIWDSVPKPEAHKETPMSDFFNVEVVALSSYEEKEEQFKEQVASLRQRFMHSIAPGGLAGDRRGVIPASGFAFSADQIWRVIKENKDLDLPAHKVMVATVRCEEISNEKFAHFITNEDWRKLDEEVQAGPVSGFGKRLTSILGSCLSEYDGEATFFDEGVRSSKRHQLEEKLLQLVNPAFQDVLGHIRWGMLEKFKASFDKALEIGEGFSSASTTWLKACMDQFDEECAGAIIEQANWDTAKVREKLVRDIEAHVSSVRTSKLSELTSQYETKLHQALSEPVEALLEGASDQTWTTVKKLHGRETETAVSGFSSALAAFDIEEETREKMVKSLQEYSRGVIESKAKEEAGRVLMRMKDRFATIFSNDADSMPRVWTGNEDLRAITKAARSASLKLLSVMAVMRLGDETDNIEKTLTVALLDSTPSKKSITASDPLASSTWDEIPSSRTLITPVHCKSIWRQFKTETEYTVTQAISAQEANKRGSNWLPPPWAIFALIILGFNEFMTLLRNPLYLGVLFVGFLLLKALWTQLDIPGEFRNGALPGIISISAKFVPTIMNLVKNLAAQGEAPPAANPENRRPSNNTSSSASSSDNPIEHKSASKTD; encoded by the exons ATGATGG ATAAGAGCGAGGGAAATTGTTCTGTACAGCTTATTGATGGAGATGGTACATACAATGTCTCTGGCATAGATCACTTCATCAAAGAGGTGAAGCTAGGAGAGTGTGGCCTCTCCTATGCTGTTGTCTCCATTATGGGTCCTCAAAGCAGCG GGAAGAGTACCttgttgaataatttgtttggAACAAACTTTATGGAGATGGATGCATTTAAGGGAAG GTCTCAGACCACAAAAGGTATCTGGCTTGCAAGATGTGCCGGTATAGAGCCTTGCACCCTTGTAATGGACTTGGAGGGCACTGATGGAAGAGAGCGAggagag GATGATACTGCATTCGAGAAACAAAGTGCTCTTTTTGCTCTTGCCATCTCAGATATCGTCTTGATCAATAT GTGGTGTCACGATATTGGCCGTGAACAAGCTGCAAATAAACCTCTCTTGAAAACTGTCTTTCAG GTTATGATGCGGTTGTTTAGTCCACGTAAAACAACAATGTTGTTTGTAATACGAGATAAAACCAGG ACGCCATTGGAAAACTTAGAGCCTGTCTTAAGGGAAGATATTCAGAAG ATATGGGACTCTGTTCCAAAGCCTGAGGCACACAAAGAAACTCCTATGAGTGACTTCTTCAAC GTTGAAGTTGTTGCTCTTTCCAGTTATGAGGAGAAGGAAGAACAGTTTAAAGAGCAG GTTGCTAGTTTGAGACAACGGTTCATGCATTCTATTGCACCGGGTGGTCTTGCTGGAGACAGAAGAGGAGTGATTCCAGCCTCAGGTTTTGCATTTAGTGCTGATCAAATCTGGAGAGTCATCAAAGAGAATAAGGATCTTGACCTTCCTGCTCACAAG GTCATGGTAGCTACTGTCCGGTGCGAAGAAATCTCAAATGAGAAGTTTGCCCATTTCATTACAAACGAG GACTGGCGCAAACTTGATGAGGAGGTGCAAGCTGGTCCAGTGTCTGGTTTTGGAAAGAGGCTTACTTCTATTCTTGGTTCTTGCTTATCAGA atATGATGGGGAGGCTACATTCTTTGATGAAGGTGTCAGATCATCAAAGAGACATCAGCTTGAAGAAAAGCTTCTCCaa CTTGTGAATCCAGCGTTTCAAGATGTGTTGGGACACATAAGATGGGGGATGCTTGAGAAGTTTAAGGCTTCTTTTGATAAAGCTTTAGAAATTGGTGAAGGGTTCTCTTCAGCTTCCACTACTTGGCTCAAGGCTTGCATGGACCAGTTCGATGAAGAGTGCGCAGGTGCCATCATTGAACAAGCTAATTGGGACACAGCCAAAGTAAGGGAAAAGTTAGTCCGTGATATTGAGGCTCATGTTTCCTCTGTGAGGACTTCCAAGTTATCTGAACTTACCAGTCAATACGAG ACAAAGCTTCACCAAGCATTGTCAGAACCGGTGGAAGCTTTGTTGGAAGGAGCGAGTGATCAGACGTGGACAACAGTGAAGAAGCTTCATGGACGTGAAACTGAAACTGCTGTTTCTGGATTCAGTAGTGCATTAGCTGCTTTTGATAttgaagaagaaacaagagaaaAAATGGTGAAGAGTCTTCAGGAGTATTCAAGAGGTGTCATAGAATCTAAGGCAAAGGAAGAAGCTGGAAGGGTTTTGATGCGTATGAAAGAtag GTTTGCTACAATCTTCAGCAATGATGCTGATTCAATGCCACGAGTTTGGACTGGAAATGAAGATCTTCGAGCAATTACTAAAGCAGCTAGATCAGCT TCCTTGAAGTTGCTCTCTGTAATGGCTGTAATGCGATTGGGTGATGAAACCGATAACATTGAGAAGACACTAACTGTTGCTCTTTTGGATTCAACACCGTCTAAAAAGAGCATTACAGCATCTGATCCATTGGCTTCAAGCACTTGGGATGAG attCCATCATCAAGAACTTTGATCACACCAGTCCACTGTAAATCTATATGGAGACAGTTCAAGACAGAGACAGAATATACAGTGACTCAAGCCATATCTGCACAG GAAGCGAATAAGCGTGGTAGTAACTGGTTACCCCCTCCATGGGCTATTTTTGCATTGATCATACTTGGATTCAACGAGTTCATGACTCTTCTAAG AAACCCTCTCTATCTTGGTGTCTTGTTTGTTGGTTTTCTACTTCTGAAAGCACTCTGGACGCAACTGGATATCCCTGGCGAGTTCCGCAATGGTGCA CTTCCAGGGATCATATCAATATCAGCAAAGTTTGTTCCCACAATCATGAACCTTGTCAAGAACCTTGCTGCACAAGGAGAAGCTCCTCCTGCAGCTAATCCAGAGAACCGTCGTCCTAGTAACAACACTTCTTCAAGTGCTTCCTCATCAGATAATCCAATAGAGCACAAAAGTGCCTCAAAGACAGATTAA